ATTCCGGCGGCGTCCTGCCCGGCGTCCAGAGCCCTGCGGATGGAATCAGCTGAGAACCGGTAGATCGCGGCCGGCCCCTGGCCCTCGGCGTCGGAGATGGACGCCAACCGGCGCGCGACGCCGGGTTCCAGATAGCCGGGGGCCACCGCAGTCAGGTCCGCCTGCAGCAGGAACGCGTTCAGCGGTTCCGGAAGAGCATCGCGCAGACGCTCCAGCGCGCCGTCCCAGTCACTGCGGGCCACCGCGGCCCCCAGATCGGTCAGGGCCCCGGAACCCAGCAGACCCAGCTGGGCTGCTTCCTTTAGGATTCCCGGCACCAAACGCGCGAACCGCCGCTGAAGCCGCGGCTGGTGCCAGGTCAGGGCGCTGACCAGTGCCTCGGCGTCGAGGGCACCGGTAGTGCCTTCCTCACGGACGTCGTCGTCGGCCAGCTGGGCGAGCATTTCCAGGGCCCGCTGCCGCACCAGGGGAGCGTCCGGCCGGGACGCCTCAGCGGCCAGGGCATTGATCGCTCCGCCGCCGGGGAGCGGGCTGCCGACCAGCGAGGGGGCACGATCTGCATCCAGCCAGGCTGAGACCAGTTGCTTCCACTGGTCCTGCCGGTCCGAGGTCAGCCAGCTGCCTTCCGTGGCGCACCACCGCGACGTCGTGACATCCAGGGACAGCAGCCCGGCCAGGGCGGCAAGTTCGAGCAGCCATGCGGTGGCGGGGGCGTCGATGCGAAGGGCCTCCGAAACGCGGCGCACTTCCCGCACCCCGACGCCGCCTGAACGGAGGGTGCCGACGGGGGTGGACTTCGCGACCGCCACGAGCTCAGTGACCAGGCGGAGGGTTTCCGCCACTGCGCCGAAGGCGGCGTTGTCACGGACGTTGTCCGCGACCCGGCGGGTCACCGGAGCCGGTGGTTGGAGCTTGAAATCGGAGACGATGACATGGCCGCGGGACGCCTGCCCCACCGGACGGGGAAGTTCGACGTGCAGTGCATCCAAGGGAACCAGCAGGCCGCGGGCCATTAGCCACTCCACCGGGGTGGGAGAGGGGTTGTCCAGCACGGCACGGCCCATGGCGGCCTTTTTCGGGATGGCGCCGACGGGGGAGTACTTGAAGCGCCGCAGCAGGTCCAGGGTCTGAGCCGGGGCGTCGGCCATCAGCGTTGCCCAGCCGGCCGGGTCCGACACCAGATGGTGCAGGGAGTGTGCAGCGGTGATGGGGGTGTCGGCCCGCTCCATCGCGATGCCGCTCCGGCGCAGTCCCTCCACGATTCCGACCAGACGCTGGCCGAATTCCGGATGCTGCACTGCCAGGGTGGAATACGGGCGGCCCAGGCCCGCCGGATACGCGCCCAGCGCTTCGCCGAGGACCGCGACGGGCAGATAGAACCGGCGGCCGGCGTCGGCCTTGGGTGCGCCGGGATGGGGTGTGGCACGGCGCAGCAGTGCCAGGGCATGCAGGTGATTCAGGATGGAATCCAGCGACTTGATGGTCGAACCGGCGATGGCGCTTTTCAGCCATGAAGCGGTGGTGCTGAGGTGGGAGTCCTCGTTGGTGGTCAGGTCGACGGCCTCGAGAACCTGCAGCTCCGGAGACGTCAGTTTTTCCAGCGCCCGCTGGACACTGATCCGGGTGGAGGCACGGGCGGCGAGGGCCTGAAAATCGGGAACCGGGGGCAGGATCAGATCCGGTCTGGCCGCAAGCAATTCACGCAGCTGGTCATCGCTGCGTGCAGCTAGATCTTCGGCTAAAGCTCGGATCGCGGACATCGTCTCCACGTTACCCGACGCGGCAGCAAAATGGACGGATCAGCCGCGTCGCCTGCGGCGGATTCCATCAATTACCAGGCCTGCCATTAGGAGGAATGCGACGGGGAGGCCGTAAAAGGCGCCAGCGGCGAAGCCCGGCCA
This genomic interval from Arthrobacter sp. zg-Y820 contains the following:
- a CDS encoding helicase-associated domain-containing protein, yielding MSAIRALAEDLAARSDDQLRELLAARPDLILPPVPDFQALAARASTRISVQRALEKLTSPELQVLEAVDLTTNEDSHLSTTASWLKSAIAGSTIKSLDSILNHLHALALLRRATPHPGAPKADAGRRFYLPVAVLGEALGAYPAGLGRPYSTLAVQHPEFGQRLVGIVEGLRRSGIAMERADTPITAAHSLHHLVSDPAGWATLMADAPAQTLDLLRRFKYSPVGAIPKKAAMGRAVLDNPSPTPVEWLMARGLLVPLDALHVELPRPVGQASRGHVIVSDFKLQPPAPVTRRVADNVRDNAAFGAVAETLRLVTELVAVAKSTPVGTLRSGGVGVREVRRVSEALRIDAPATAWLLELAALAGLLSLDVTTSRWCATEGSWLTSDRQDQWKQLVSAWLDADRAPSLVGSPLPGGGAINALAAEASRPDAPLVRQRALEMLAQLADDDVREEGTTGALDAEALVSALTWHQPRLQRRFARLVPGILKEAAQLGLLGSGALTDLGAAVARSDWDGALERLRDALPEPLNAFLLQADLTAVAPGYLEPGVARRLASISDAEGQGPAAIYRFSADSIRRALDAGQDAAGILDFLRRHSATEVPQPLKYLVEDTASRYGRLRVGAAASYLRSDDEDGLTGLLADPRTASLGLVRLSATVVGSVASAQELSYTLRELGYAPALEGRARPVAGSHAHPPVTVAPTSKTRLNPWELTDDDVANQLAALRGEGPPVAGRSESEPLVGLEILREAIRTRSSVRMGVVDGQGNQRQEIFVPLSVTDGRVRVFDPRRDVERVVSVHRIMDVEIVEDTPAHG